From the Marinomonas sp. THO17 genome, one window contains:
- a CDS encoding carbohydrate porin, which yields MKKSTLYTAVFSSLLSAGVVASPSFDANFEINTDMIDKDIGDTTYLESGRVEFSTLGKHTSGDNFVEGKGTIEIKVNGTSTVADAYLKVGNSKWDIQLGRFEAINLFPKGKDVIVENAGGVTVYEANKARGRTSDNGGQIALHFNPSDSVHFELGTIYGAGDSDNDTGDNTTSIAGIRPIVQFKAGSATITAGYESLDYDLTSGSAVSQSGFSLGANFDVSGANINIAVTQMEDDETDEEVSSVVANMTYNNFGLGVISSSVDDASTDPSVTTIYTAYTLPVFDIDNASMTLAASYSTADDVAADVNDTVMATRVRFNYTF from the coding sequence ATGAAAAAAAGCACTTTGTATACAGCCGTCTTCAGTAGTCTACTTTCTGCTGGCGTGGTGGCTTCTCCTTCATTTGATGCTAACTTTGAGATCAATACGGATATGATTGACAAAGACATAGGTGATACCACCTATTTAGAATCCGGCCGAGTCGAATTCAGTACGCTAGGAAAGCATACTTCCGGTGATAACTTCGTTGAAGGAAAAGGCACCATCGAAATAAAAGTAAACGGAACCTCTACTGTCGCTGATGCCTATTTAAAAGTGGGCAATTCCAAATGGGACATCCAGCTGGGCCGTTTTGAAGCCATCAATCTTTTCCCCAAAGGTAAAGACGTTATCGTCGAAAATGCCGGCGGTGTCACTGTCTATGAAGCGAATAAAGCCCGAGGTCGCACTAGCGATAATGGCGGTCAAATCGCTCTGCATTTCAACCCAAGCGATTCGGTTCACTTCGAATTGGGCACCATCTATGGCGCAGGTGACTCAGATAATGACACTGGCGACAACACCACCAGCATTGCTGGCATACGTCCAATTGTCCAATTCAAAGCAGGCTCCGCGACCATTACAGCCGGTTACGAAAGTTTGGACTACGACCTGACCAGTGGCAGTGCTGTCAGTCAGTCTGGATTCTCTTTGGGGGCTAATTTTGATGTCTCTGGGGCGAATATCAATATCGCCGTTACGCAAATGGAAGACGACGAAACTGATGAAGAAGTCAGCTCGGTTGTTGCCAATATGACGTACAACAATTTTGGCTTAGGCGTAATCTCTTCTTCGGTTGATGATGCCAGTACAGATCCGTCCGTCACCACAATATATACTGCTTACACCCTTCCGGTGTTTGACATAGACAATGCCTCTATGACATTGGCTGCTTCCTATTCAACCGCAGATGATGTTGCGGCTGATGTAAACGATACGGTTATGGCAACCCGAGTTCGTTTCAATTATACCTTCTAG
- a CDS encoding methyl-accepting chemotaxis protein translates to MLSNLKISHKFILMSAIQILLIIVLGWFSIIQMNKIGNEIKEIAHDHLPLNNTLTLITEHQLQQAIAFEKVVSHALLDKVEGKGLSAESESLINNLNKKIKLLHDEILDAEATIVRLKDEVHSAEAKEEYEHVLTEYKLVEEEFFAVENMILLFLDQTLNDGIEKTLDTIVNIEKANKKLDDHLVAVLNEVQEFSLNSAKTAYQDEQNAIKVIALVLCIALALAIIVPIIIGRSVIKPLKNLILSLEDLASGEGDLTKRLSITSKDELGRVSRRFDTFICKLHKIIINVAKSTSSLNQSSESAIEVVQNTLDNVENQKLETELVASSVEQMSMATAEVAQSTMNASEIANKVRGLVSKGKTAALENQRITSKLSEDVQLTSDSIRDLVKETDNIGSVLDTIQGIAEQTNLLALNAAIEAARAGESGRGFAVVADEVRSLAQRTQTSTVDIQNLVESLQNGAEIAMEKMNKGVKATEECLQIGKETAEHFDNAVLSVNEIADLNTQIAAAAEEQSTVAAQIQSNVENIKNISQDTTQNANKVSEANDNIAKNVIHLNSDLNQFKI, encoded by the coding sequence ATGTTATCTAATTTAAAAATTTCTCATAAGTTTATTCTTATGAGTGCCATTCAGATTTTACTAATCATTGTGCTTGGTTGGTTTTCAATTATTCAAATGAACAAAATTGGTAATGAAATTAAAGAAATCGCTCACGATCATTTACCCCTTAACAATACCTTAACCTTAATCACTGAACATCAATTACAACAAGCCATTGCCTTTGAAAAAGTCGTTTCTCATGCCCTATTAGATAAAGTAGAAGGAAAAGGCCTTTCTGCTGAATCAGAATCCTTAATTAATAACCTAAACAAAAAAATCAAGCTCTTGCATGATGAAATTCTTGATGCTGAAGCCACCATCGTTCGCTTAAAAGATGAAGTACATTCTGCGGAAGCGAAAGAAGAATACGAACATGTCCTAACGGAATACAAACTGGTAGAAGAAGAATTTTTTGCAGTGGAAAATATGATACTGCTTTTCCTCGATCAAACCCTTAACGATGGCATAGAAAAAACCCTAGACACCATTGTCAATATTGAAAAAGCCAATAAAAAATTAGACGATCATCTAGTTGCCGTATTAAATGAAGTACAAGAATTTTCTCTCAACTCTGCAAAAACCGCCTACCAAGATGAGCAAAATGCCATTAAGGTGATTGCGCTTGTACTCTGTATCGCATTAGCCTTAGCCATTATTGTGCCCATCATTATTGGTCGTTCTGTGATTAAACCTCTCAAAAACCTCATCTTAAGCCTTGAAGATCTGGCTTCCGGTGAAGGAGACCTAACCAAGAGACTGTCGATTACCAGTAAAGATGAGTTAGGGCGCGTTTCCAGAAGGTTCGACACCTTTATTTGCAAATTACACAAAATAATCATTAATGTGGCGAAATCCACTTCCTCTTTAAATCAGAGTTCAGAATCCGCCATTGAAGTGGTGCAAAATACCTTGGACAATGTTGAGAATCAAAAACTGGAAACCGAATTAGTCGCCAGTTCTGTTGAACAAATGAGTATGGCCACGGCAGAAGTCGCGCAAAGCACCATGAACGCTTCAGAAATTGCCAACAAGGTGCGAGGTTTAGTATCAAAAGGAAAAACCGCCGCGTTAGAAAATCAACGCATTACCTCAAAACTGTCAGAAGACGTGCAACTTACTTCGGATAGCATTCGCGATCTGGTAAAAGAGACGGACAACATTGGTTCTGTCTTAGATACCATTCAAGGAATCGCGGAACAAACCAACTTATTGGCGTTAAATGCCGCCATAGAGGCAGCAAGAGCGGGCGAATCTGGTCGTGGTTTTGCCGTCGTTGCAGACGAAGTAAGATCCCTAGCACAACGCACTCAGACCTCAACTGTGGATATTCAAAACTTGGTCGAAAGTTTGCAAAATGGCGCCGAAATTGCCATGGAGAAAATGAACAAGGGCGTTAAGGCCACTGAGGAATGTTTACAAATTGGCAAGGAAACCGCTGAACACTTCGACAACGCCGTATTATCCGTGAACGAAATCGCAGATTTAAACACACAAATTGCCGCCGCTGCCGAAGAACAGTCTACCGTGGCAGCCCAAATTCAAAGTAATGTTGAAAACATAAAAAACATCTCTCAAGACACCACTCAAAATGCCAACAAGGTATCTGAAGCCAACGATAACATTGCGAAAAACGTGATTCATTTAAACTCGGATTTAAACCAGTTTAAAATCTAA